tctttttttaaacagtcactttccttccctttttttaaagatgtataTTTGCTGTTTATGGGTATTTACTCCTGAGTGCATATAAATGTCATTGCTACAgttctttgtctcatttttttttcattattattttaaaaaaaatcaggcactgtgtcagatttaaaaaatgtttattttaatgcttttattgTTACTGCagtttttatatactttttctgACATCTTCTGACATCGGTTTGTTAATTTTCTAAAAAGCGTGACGGTAAGTGGCGCCCTCTGTAACCGTCCGAGCGAGGAAAAGCTGTTGGTCACGATGGATTTCAAACTTATCTCGCATCTTGGCCTCTCTAACCCTTCCCGCTGTGACTCGGCATCAACCAGGCTTTATTTCGTAAGTCGGGTAGACAGGGTACCCACACGACGCCGCGGCGCTGCTGGAATGCTGGGAACTGGGTTGGGTATAGGTCAAGGTCGCTGGACAGTGTGACGTAGTGATGCAGTCTGACCAATGACGTAGTCCCGGCGACACACCATCCTCCTCTCTTCCAGTTCGTTTCTAAccacaaaaaggaaataatggtATCAGCAGGGTGGAGAGGGGACCGGGTGGGGTACAGCAATGGGGTTAGAGTTACCTGCCCGGGGACTCCATCATTGCCTCACGAGGGAAGGATTTGTCTTCCACCCATGTCCAGTTTCTCTTAGGattatgtcacgtgacttcagaTCCTTGAGCATGTTGACGGCCCCCCACGTCCCTGACTTCAAACAAAACTCAGTTCCTCCAGTTGCTACGAGTCTGAGGGGTTCGTTGTCTGTACTTTTGCTGTTTGTATTCTCGATATTTCGTCAGATCCCTTGGGTGAgcttatttacattattttccaGGCTGAGAATTTCAATAATAATTggctcttttttattttttatttttgcgtacACTGTTTTGCATTTAGCGTTTGAGACTACAAAACAATTTATGTTGAACCTGCCTTCACCTCCTACCCCTTTCTTCAATTTATATCTTCATTTCCTGCATCTGTACCCTTATACCTCTTATcgctttctttgctttgttaaatAAGAAGCCCAAACATTCGATAAGATGGATTTATCCGAGGTGTTCTTGTGCAGCCCGTCATGGTGTCACGCGATGGTCTCGGGTGGCTGCTGACGTCATGGGTATTGTCAACGACCATCCTCGCACAGCCCTATGGTATGGGATGCTCACATGCAAGCACTCAAAAATGCGTTTGTCAAATGAATTCTGCATACCACTAGACtgaaacacacacgcacgcacacagataaatgaaatactaaaaaaataaattcgcAGTCAACTGCCAACAGTAACGCCTACAAGCATTATGTGTAACAGActaaattcaaacattttttttattctatcaAGACTGCCCGCTAGGGTGGACATCATTCGAAGACCACTGTTAC
The Pomacea canaliculata isolate SZHN2017 linkage group LG2, ASM307304v1, whole genome shotgun sequence genome window above contains:
- the LOC112557027 gene encoding uncharacterized protein LOC112557027 — protein: MGLELPARGLHHCLTREGFVFHPCPVSLRIMSRDFRSLSMLTAPHVPDFKQNSVPPVATSLRGSLSVLLLFVFSIFRQIPWPVMVSRDGLGWLLTSWVLSTTILAQPYDCPLGWTSFEDHCYHFVFYPTQTYHAATATCEQDGAYLLSVNSEAEHTFISQRLTRTELDR